The window GCTTCGCGCAGAATCACATCTGGCTCGCGGTTGTGGCCCTCGCCGTCGAGCTGACAGCGTGGATGCCGATGATCGCCCTGCCCGACCACGCCGCACGTCGGTGGGAACCGAAACGTCCACGGCTGCGCCTGTTCTCGATCGGCGGCCGGTCGCCCGCGACGCCAGACGAACCCACCTCCGCCTGTCCGTGCACGCACCGTGGAAGGGGCTGATCGGAGCCGCCCTCACCCGGCTCGCGGCGATACCCGCGCCGACCTGACCAGCAGCAACCGCCCGACCAGATGAAAGGACCTCTCACACCGGGACCGTGGAACCCGGCGCCCACCCGACCGCGTCGGCAGGTCGCTCGAGCCCGAGGGCCGGGCACACTACCGAAACAACCAATCCGAACCCGACCAGCACAGCACATCAGCCCGAGGAAAGATCGAGGCTAACTCCGCCCGTTGGCCACAAGCTGGCCACGCTCATGCACATTGGAATAGGTCAGCGACCGTTTTCCTCCTTAGAAAGCCACGCCGCGACCTGCGTACGAGACTTGAAACCTAATTTAGCGAGCGTGCGCTCGACATGACCCTCGGCCGTGCGTTGCGCGATGAAGAGTCGGTCCGCTATCTCTTTGTTCGTCAGACCCCGGGCCACGAGCCGTGCGACCTCAGCCTCTCGTCGAGTGAGGCCCACCTCCTCAAGCACCGAGGAGCCGGATCCAGTACTCGTTTCCGACTGTCGGCTGGCGAGCGCGATCGCCTCCTGCACGAGCAAATGCTCGCCGCGGCGGTATTCTTCATAGAAGGTCTTCACCCCCAGCGCTTTCCGGATGCGTTCGACGTAACGATCGCTGTGATCGATCAGGACCTCCTGTCCGAACAGCGGGCTCCCGCCGACCGAGGACCACAATATGCGTGCGGCGCCGAACAACTGGCATGCCAGCCGTGACCGGCCTTCCTCGGCCGCGATCCAGGCGAGTAACTCGACGCACGCAGACATGCCCAGTTGGTCGTTCAGATCGTATTTCATATCCAGCGCAGCCGTCAGGTCGGCACGTGCCTTTCGATGTTCACTTCGTGTCCAATGCGCCAGACCGGATACCCACAGGGCCCAAGAGAGCGTCCATTGTTCTCCTACGGGTTCACAGGCGGCCCGGCACTGATTGCACAACTGGATCGCCCGGTCGGCTTTCCCTAACATGGTCAATACGAACGCCAGCTGCGAGACCCCGACCAAAGTGAGTGAATTTACAACGCCTTGTTTCTTGTGAAATGCGGTGGGTTCAGCAAGAAGCTCTTCCGCGCGAGAGAAGTTCCCGCGAAACTGTTCCGCCGAACCAAGGAACTGTTGCGCCCACATGCGAGCGGCTTGGTCGTCCAGCTGATCAGCGAGCCGGATGCACTCGTCGAAATATGCGCGAGCGGAGACATTATCGCCCTGATCCATTGCGATCCAGCCATTGACCCACAAAGCATTCGCACGCTCGCGGGTTGGCCGCTTATTCAAGCACAGCATACGGTCGATCCAGTATCGGCCCTCCTGCTCATGGCCACAATTCCAGTAGTAGCACAGCATGGCCACCATGCGGAGTCCGGCTGCCGACTCGGCGGAAGGGCTTAGGCAGGAATCCAGGGCGGCCCAAAGATTTGACTGCACACGTTGGAGTCGATTTACCCATTTCACCTGATCCGGACCGAACCAGGTCTCGTTACACAGCTCGGCAAGATGCAGATAATAGTCCCGATGACGTCGTCGAAACACCGGTTCATCCCCGGACGCCACAAGATGTTCCCGCCCGTAGGCCAGGATCGTCTCGAGCATGCGATAGTGGACTTCGGCACCGGTTCCGTCCCGTATCACAATTGATTTGTTTATCAATCCTGTTAAAACCAGGATAATTTCGTCCGCGCCGAGATCCTCGCCGACACAGACGGCTTCGATCGCTTCCAGGTCAAACCCACCCACAAATACGGAAAGTCTGGACCACAGCAGTCTTTCTTGCGCCGAACAGAGTTCGAAGCTCCAATCAACCATCGCCCGAAGTGTCTGATGGCGACCCGGTCCTCCGCGATTCCCTGAGGTCAGAAGTCGAAAGCGATCACCGAGTCGTCCGACTATCTGGTCTAGCGACAATGCGCGCAGGTGCGCCACCGCCAGTTCGATGGCCAACGGCAACCCATCCAACTGCCGGCACAGCTCCGCTGCGGCCGGCATCGACGCGGAGTCCAATTGGAATGCCGGCTGGACCTCCCGGACCCGTTCTTCGAACAGGTCGAGTGCCTCGTGACCATATCCGCGACGGCCCGGCGTGGACGTGATGTCGGCGATGGAGGGGAACGACAGGGGCGGCACGATGCGGCAATGCTCGCCGAGCACCCCAAGTGGTTCTCGGCTGGTAGCCAGGATGGTCAATTGTGGCGCAGCTCGAAGCATGCCACCGACCAGTCTTCCGCACACTTCGACCAAGTGTTCGCAGTTGTCAAGAACCAGCAGGAGGTGTTTACGTTCCAGATATGCGACGAGGACATCCTCGATGGAGCGCGTGGACTGATCACGGATCCGCAGTGCCGCCGCGATCTCGTGTGGCACCAGATCAGGTTCGGACACGTGTGCCAGTTCAACCAGGTACACGCCATCGCCGAACGCCCCGCTCAATTCGCGCGCGACTTGTGTCGCTAGCCTGGTCTTGCCCACACCCCCTACGCCGGTGAGCGTCACGAGCCGCTTGGATGACAAAAGGCGCTTTGTTTCGGCCATCTCGCGGCGACGTCCCACGAAGCTGGTGACGTCGCTGACGAGCTTGATGGCCGACGGCGCGCGAATCACCTCCTCGTGCCGCGGTGCGGGCTCCCCCCCGCACTCTCGAGGAAGTGCCATTTCGTCCACCACGCCGCCGCCTCGTCGTTCAATCTCACGCAGCTCGTCACCGAACGCAGCGGCCGTCAAGGCTCGATCCGCGGGGTCGGCGGCCATCGCATGTTCGATGGCGGCTGCCACATCTCCTGGGATGCCATTTTTGCGCAGATCCGGAACGGGGTGTTCGGTGATGCGGTCGAATTGGGCGACGACGTCCTCGCCGCTAACGCGTTCGAACGCCGCATGTCCGGTGATCGCGAAGAACAGCGTTGCTCCGAGGCTGTATACATCGGACGCGACCGTCGCCGGCTTGCCCCTTAAGACCTCCGGCGCCGTGAAGGCCGGCGAAGCGATGATCGTGCCCGCGCCAGTTCCGAATCCACCGGCAACGTGTGCGATGCCGAAATCGCTCAGCTCAGGTTCACCATAGTCCGTTAGGAGTATGTTTCCGGGTTTAACGTCGCGGTGCAGGACATCGAGGCGGTGCGCAGCCTCCAACGCTCCCGCCAACTTGACGGCGATATGAAGGGCGTGGGACAGATCGATCGGTCCGCTCCGCCGAATCCGCGTCGCCAGAGAATCGCGCTCATAGAAGGGCGTCACGATGTACGGCTGCCCGCTGTGCAGCGTGCCGGTCTGGTGGATGGTGACGATGTTCGGATGCCCTGACAGCCTG of the Rhodococcus oxybenzonivorans genome contains:
- a CDS encoding protein kinase domain-containing protein codes for the protein MAEVKPPVTRPMPDIAAELASVGFVEAEEVGHGGFGVVYRCRQPTLDRTVAVKVLTTDRDSENLARFFREQHAMGRLSGHPNIVTIHQTGTLHSGQPYIVTPFYERDSLATRIRRSGPIDLSHALHIAVKLAGALEAAHRLDVLHRDVKPGNILLTDYGEPELSDFGIAHVAGGFGTGAGTIIASPAFTAPEVLRGKPATVASDVYSLGATLFFAITGHAAFERVSGEDVVAQFDRITEHPVPDLRKNGIPGDVAAAIEHAMAADPADRALTAAAFGDELREIERRGGGVVDEMALPRECGGEPAPRHEEVIRAPSAIKLVSDVTSFVGRRREMAETKRLLSSKRLVTLTGVGGVGKTRLATQVARELSGAFGDGVYLVELAHVSEPDLVPHEIAAALRIRDQSTRSIEDVLVAYLERKHLLLVLDNCEHLVEVCGRLVGGMLRAAPQLTILATSREPLGVLGEHCRIVPPLSFPSIADITSTPGRRGYGHEALDLFEERVREVQPAFQLDSASMPAAAELCRQLDGLPLAIELAVAHLRALSLDQIVGRLGDRFRLLTSGNRGGPGRHQTLRAMVDWSFELCSAQERLLWSRLSVFVGGFDLEAIEAVCVGEDLGADEIILVLTGLINKSIVIRDGTGAEVHYRMLETILAYGREHLVASGDEPVFRRRHRDYYLHLAELCNETWFGPDQVKWVNRLQRVQSNLWAALDSCLSPSAESAAGLRMVAMLCYYWNCGHEQEGRYWIDRMLCLNKRPTRERANALWVNGWIAMDQGDNVSARAYFDECIRLADQLDDQAARMWAQQFLGSAEQFRGNFSRAEELLAEPTAFHKKQGVVNSLTLVGVSQLAFVLTMLGKADRAIQLCNQCRAACEPVGEQWTLSWALWVSGLAHWTRSEHRKARADLTAALDMKYDLNDQLGMSACVELLAWIAAEEGRSRLACQLFGAARILWSSVGGSPLFGQEVLIDHSDRYVERIRKALGVKTFYEEYRRGEHLLVQEAIALASRQSETSTGSGSSVLEEVGLTRREAEVARLVARGLTNKEIADRLFIAQRTAEGHVERTLAKLGFKSRTQVAAWLSKEENGR